One genomic region from Jiangella sp. DSM 45060 encodes:
- a CDS encoding carbohydrate ABC transporter permease, whose product MSTVVETRTETVTAPPAGRRPRRRGRQWGIKTALSVLVAVSLFPYLFMLSTSLKDNLQFAESYWAPVLPLHWENYATAWRQIQPYMVASIVVAAASIVAIVLLSLLAGFVLARYRFPGRGFFFAAIAVLMMVPSISSLIPLFVMMRDFDLLNTYPVLIIPHVAGGVVLGTILMKTFIEGIPQELFDAARVDGAGAPRLFLSIALPLSMPVIGTVGLITINGVWNDFFWPLLTITENELRTVSVGLMFFQGQAGTDYGPMFAGYLLASLPLLLLFTFLSKYFLAGVQGGLPGSH is encoded by the coding sequence ATGAGCACAGTCGTCGAGACCAGGACCGAGACCGTCACGGCGCCGCCGGCGGGGCGGCGGCCCCGCCGGCGCGGCCGCCAGTGGGGGATCAAGACGGCGCTGAGCGTGCTGGTGGCGGTGAGCCTGTTCCCGTACCTGTTCATGCTGAGCACGTCGCTCAAGGACAACCTGCAGTTCGCCGAGAGCTACTGGGCGCCGGTGCTGCCGCTGCACTGGGAGAACTACGCCACCGCCTGGCGGCAGATCCAGCCGTACATGGTGGCGTCCATCGTGGTGGCCGCGGCGTCGATCGTCGCGATCGTGCTGCTGTCGCTGCTGGCCGGGTTCGTGCTGGCGCGGTACCGGTTCCCCGGCCGCGGCTTCTTCTTCGCCGCGATCGCGGTGCTGATGATGGTGCCGAGCATCTCCAGCCTGATCCCGCTGTTCGTGATGATGCGCGACTTCGACCTGCTCAACACCTACCCGGTGCTGATCATCCCGCACGTGGCCGGCGGGGTGGTGCTCGGGACGATCCTGATGAAGACCTTCATCGAGGGCATTCCGCAGGAGCTGTTCGACGCCGCGCGGGTCGACGGCGCAGGTGCGCCCCGGCTGTTCCTCTCGATCGCGCTGCCGCTGTCGATGCCCGTCATCGGCACCGTCGGGCTGATCACCATCAACGGGGTGTGGAACGACTTCTTCTGGCCGCTGCTCACCATCACCGAGAACGAGCTGCGGACGGTGTCGGTCGGGCTGATGTTCTTCCAGGGCCAGGCCGGCACCGACTACGGCCCGATGTTCGCCGGCTACCTGCTCGCCAGCCTCCCGCTGCTCCTGCTGTTCACGTTCTTGTCCAAGTACTTCCTCGCCGGGGTCCAGGGTGGACTGCCCGGCTCGCACTGA
- a CDS encoding carbohydrate ABC transporter permease, translating to MRTVHAARTEQRRGGVPWFAYVALVPLLVVLALFQYYPAVSGIARSFWDWNPGQVSTFVGLDNYATMLGDEIWWRSFRNLGYIFVFGVVAWVIPLIAAELLITLRGEREQFVFRTLLIVPMAFPGVVTALVWSFMYHPNNGVINRALTAVGLGGWAQNWVGDPSFALWSLLFVGFPFIAGLPFLIFYSTLRNVPREIFEAAALDGVGRVRRFWAVDLPLMARQVRLLFFLAVIGTLQYGFMAYIVTAGGPDDATMVPVLRMINVAFQGQDWGYAATLSTTLFLVTLVLSAVVMFVRRSEPSTNVKGL from the coding sequence GTGAGGACCGTCCACGCGGCCCGGACGGAGCAGCGGCGCGGCGGCGTGCCCTGGTTCGCCTACGTGGCGCTGGTGCCGCTGCTCGTCGTCCTGGCGCTGTTCCAGTACTACCCGGCGGTCAGCGGCATCGCGCGCTCGTTCTGGGACTGGAACCCCGGCCAGGTGTCGACGTTCGTGGGGCTGGACAACTACGCGACGATGCTCGGCGACGAGATCTGGTGGCGCTCGTTCCGCAACCTCGGCTACATCTTCGTGTTCGGCGTGGTGGCGTGGGTGATCCCGCTGATCGCGGCGGAACTGCTGATCACGCTGCGCGGCGAGCGGGAGCAGTTCGTGTTCCGCACGCTGCTCATCGTGCCGATGGCGTTCCCCGGCGTGGTGACGGCCCTGGTGTGGTCGTTCATGTACCACCCGAACAACGGCGTGATCAACCGGGCGCTGACCGCGGTCGGGTTGGGCGGGTGGGCGCAGAACTGGGTGGGCGACCCGTCGTTCGCGCTGTGGTCGCTGCTGTTCGTGGGCTTCCCGTTCATCGCCGGGCTGCCGTTCCTGATCTTCTACTCGACGCTGCGCAACGTCCCTCGCGAGATCTTCGAGGCCGCGGCGCTGGACGGGGTGGGGCGGGTCCGCCGGTTCTGGGCGGTCGACCTGCCGCTGATGGCCCGTCAGGTGCGGCTGCTGTTCTTCCTGGCGGTCATCGGGACGCTGCAGTACGGCTTCATGGCCTACATCGTCACCGCGGGCGGGCCGGACGACGCCACGATGGTGCCGGTCCTGCGGATGATCAACGTCGCCTTCCAGGGCCAGGACTGGGGCTACGCGGCCACGCTGTCGACGACGTTGTTCCTGGTGACGCTGGTACTGAGCGCGGTGGTCATGTTCGTGCGCCGCTCGGAGCCGTCCACGAACGTGAAGGGCCTGTGA
- a CDS encoding ABC transporter substrate-binding protein, with translation MTSLMSGRTAVRAGVLVVAAALTASACGGDDGGGESGGQVTIAIAGPNQWTTDPDTFGPAWEDLVARFEEEEPGINVETNVLPADFGDTLSTQLAAGTAPELIFRSVSHTADQVVALDDYLQQPNPYVEGNERWIDLFNQDYFGPDAVSARNAAGNYEFIPFNLVILGLFYNADALADAGLDGPPETFGELISACGDLRAAGYDPFAITSGFLNQGWTVQNISSMLMAHYADDWNKYGPDNEPGTSATVSIKSMARAILTGELDPTTIPEVGETLRLTKEFYDECATENWSGITTGGGFEDLLSGKAAMAYASNFYAPLLDDVDFEWGAMPFPDLTEQDSPLSTGEPARHGANTEGTSYMIPSTTTGEELEAAVKFLQFITSPEGGQPWLDGSGGIPSLEGATPAPGLEPLMTGVWAEPLPVQSLSSLVPKAKFWTPIYDGYLLESTSLEDTLAGLREDWIQWANEQVEDGGWTDDWTQG, from the coding sequence ATGACATCCCTGATGAGCGGGAGAACAGCGGTCCGAGCCGGCGTGCTCGTCGTCGCCGCGGCGCTGACGGCGAGCGCGTGCGGCGGCGACGACGGCGGCGGCGAGAGCGGCGGCCAGGTGACCATCGCGATCGCCGGGCCCAACCAGTGGACCACCGACCCGGACACCTTCGGCCCGGCCTGGGAGGACCTCGTCGCCCGGTTCGAGGAGGAGGAGCCCGGCATCAACGTCGAGACGAACGTGCTGCCGGCCGACTTCGGCGACACTCTCTCCACCCAGCTGGCCGCGGGCACGGCGCCGGAGCTGATCTTCCGCAGCGTCTCGCACACGGCCGACCAGGTCGTCGCGCTGGACGACTACCTGCAGCAGCCCAACCCGTACGTGGAGGGCAACGAGCGCTGGATCGACCTGTTCAACCAGGACTACTTCGGCCCCGACGCGGTCAGCGCGCGCAACGCGGCCGGCAACTACGAGTTCATCCCGTTCAACCTGGTGATCCTCGGGCTCTTCTACAACGCCGACGCGCTGGCCGACGCCGGGCTGGACGGTCCGCCGGAGACGTTCGGCGAGCTCATCTCCGCCTGCGGCGACCTCCGCGCCGCCGGGTACGACCCGTTCGCGATCACGTCCGGCTTCCTCAACCAGGGCTGGACCGTGCAGAACATCAGCTCGATGCTGATGGCGCACTACGCCGACGACTGGAACAAGTACGGCCCCGACAACGAGCCCGGCACGTCGGCCACCGTCTCGATCAAGAGCATGGCCCGCGCGATCCTCACCGGCGAGCTCGACCCGACGACGATCCCGGAGGTCGGCGAGACGCTGCGGCTGACCAAGGAGTTCTACGACGAGTGCGCCACCGAGAACTGGTCCGGCATCACCACCGGCGGCGGCTTCGAGGACCTGCTGTCCGGCAAGGCCGCGATGGCGTACGCGTCGAACTTCTACGCCCCGCTGCTCGACGACGTCGACTTCGAGTGGGGCGCCATGCCGTTCCCGGACCTGACGGAGCAGGACTCGCCGCTGAGCACCGGCGAGCCCGCGCGGCACGGCGCCAACACCGAGGGCACCAGCTACATGATCCCGTCGACCACGACCGGCGAGGAGCTGGAGGCGGCCGTCAAGTTCCTCCAGTTCATCACCAGCCCCGAGGGCGGCCAGCCGTGGCTGGACGGGTCCGGCGGCATCCCGTCGCTGGAGGGCGCCACCCCCGCTCCCGGGCTGGAGCCGCTGATGACCGGCGTCTGGGCCGAGCCGCTGCCGGTGCAGTCGCTGTCGTCGCTGGTGCCCAAGGCCAAGTTCTGGACGCCGATCTACGACGGCTACCTGCTGGAGTCCACCTCGCTGGAGGACACCCTGGCCGGGCTGCGCGAGGACTGGATCCAGTGGGCGAACGAGCAGGTCGAGGACGGCGGCTGGACCGACGACTGGACGCAGGGCTGA
- the rhmD gene encoding L-rhamnonate dehydratase — protein sequence MSGERIVAVRTYLDEERPQPREEASGERPVHWLQGKVANPMTKYAEFRDNRSAAIGPLANERVLVEVESADGNVGYATTSGGLPTAAIVEQHLEYLVVGERASAHSRIWDRMFNSTLLYGRKGLVLHAISAVDIAIWDLHGRITGLPVHALLGGTIRDAVRVYATGPEPSTARDLGFAGAKLPLTYAPCEGEAGFRANVEIAARARAALPDDFPIMYDCWMSLDVDYAVRLAHAVAELGVAWIEEPLPPDDYAGLRRLRDRMPPSMRLATGEHEYTAKGFRLLCEAGVDVVQPDPAWCGGLTELLRISAVAQTFGVTVIPHVGGMPAYHFVATRPDGDLAEFPVLSHDGGTVTGQHAPLFSGEVLPVDGWIAPNDEPGFGLTLDDAVPLRRALPVRG from the coding sequence ATGAGCGGCGAGCGCATCGTCGCCGTCCGGACCTACCTGGACGAGGAGCGGCCGCAGCCGCGGGAGGAGGCGTCCGGCGAGCGGCCGGTGCACTGGCTGCAGGGCAAGGTCGCCAACCCGATGACGAAGTACGCGGAGTTCCGGGACAACCGGTCGGCGGCGATCGGGCCGCTGGCGAACGAGCGAGTCCTCGTCGAGGTCGAGAGCGCCGACGGCAACGTCGGCTACGCCACGACGTCAGGCGGCCTGCCGACGGCGGCGATCGTCGAGCAGCACCTCGAGTACCTGGTGGTGGGGGAGCGGGCGTCCGCGCACAGCCGCATCTGGGACCGGATGTTCAACAGCACGCTGCTCTACGGCCGCAAGGGCCTCGTGCTGCACGCGATCTCCGCCGTGGACATCGCGATCTGGGACCTGCACGGCCGGATCACCGGGCTGCCGGTGCACGCGCTGCTCGGCGGCACGATCCGCGACGCGGTCCGCGTCTACGCGACCGGCCCGGAACCGTCCACCGCCCGCGATCTCGGCTTCGCCGGCGCCAAGCTGCCGTTGACGTACGCGCCGTGCGAGGGCGAGGCCGGGTTCCGGGCCAACGTCGAGATCGCCGCCCGGGCACGTGCGGCGCTGCCCGACGACTTCCCGATCATGTACGACTGCTGGATGTCGCTGGACGTCGACTACGCCGTCCGGCTCGCGCACGCGGTGGCCGAGCTCGGCGTCGCGTGGATCGAGGAGCCGCTGCCGCCCGACGACTACGCCGGGCTGCGCCGCCTGCGCGACCGGATGCCGCCGTCCATGCGGCTCGCGACCGGCGAGCACGAGTACACCGCCAAGGGCTTCCGCCTACTCTGCGAGGCCGGCGTCGACGTCGTCCAGCCGGACCCGGCCTGGTGCGGCGGCCTGACCGAGCTGCTGCGGATCTCGGCGGTCGCCCAGACCTTCGGCGTCACCGTCATCCCGCACGTCGGCGGCATGCCGGCCTACCACTTCGTCGCGACCCGCCCCGACGGCGACCTCGCCGAGTTCCCGGTGCTGTCGCACGACGGCGGCACCGTCACCGGCCAGCACGCACCGCTGTTCTCCGGCGAGGTGCTGCCCGTGGACGGCTGGATCGCGCCGAACGACGAGCCCGGGTTCGGCCTCACCCTCGACGACGCCGTGCCGCTGCGGCGAGCCCTGCCCGTACGCGGATGA
- a CDS encoding bifunctional aldolase/short-chain dehydrogenase: MSNAVVTELIERSNRLGSDPRNTNFAGGNTSAKGVGVDPVTGGAVELLWVKGSGGDLGTLTESGLAVLRLDRMRALVDVYPGVEREDELVGAFDFCLHGKGGAAPSIDTAMHGLVDAAHVDHLHPDSGIALATAADGEALTKQCFGDRVVWVPWRRPGFQLGLDIAAIKAAHPDAVGCVLGGHGITAWGATSEECEANSLWMIRTAESFLVERGRADPFGPLVDGFAALPEGERRARAAALAPVIRGLASTDKAQVGHFTDTDVVLDFLARDKHPALAALGTSCPDHFLRTKVRPLVLDLPPTAPLDEVVERLRVLHAAYRDEYAAYYQRHATADSPAMRGADPAIVLIPGVGMFSFGKDKQTARVAGEFYVNAINVMRGAEAVSTYQPIAESEKFRIEYWALEEAKLQRMPKPKPLATRVALVTGAGSGIGKAIAQRLAAEGACVVVADLNADAAAEVAAGIGTSDTAVAVTVDVTSEEQIAAAFRQAVLAFGGVDLVVNNAGLSISKPLLDTTAAEWDLQHDVMARGSFLVSREAARVMTGQGLGGDIVYIASKNGVFAGPNNIAYGATKADQAHQVRLLAAELGEHGIRVNGINPDGVVQGSGIFAAGWGAQRAAVYGVAEDQLGAFYAQRTLLKREVLPEHVANAVYALTAGDLSHTTGLHIPVDAGVAAAFLR; encoded by the coding sequence ATGAGCAACGCTGTCGTGACGGAGTTGATCGAGCGCAGCAACCGGCTGGGTTCGGATCCGCGGAACACGAATTTTGCGGGTGGGAACACGTCGGCGAAGGGTGTCGGGGTGGATCCGGTGACCGGTGGTGCGGTGGAGTTGTTGTGGGTGAAGGGCTCCGGTGGTGATCTGGGCACGCTGACGGAGTCCGGGCTGGCCGTCCTGCGGCTGGACCGCATGCGCGCGCTCGTCGACGTCTACCCCGGGGTGGAGCGGGAGGACGAGCTGGTCGGCGCGTTCGATTTCTGCTTGCACGGCAAGGGCGGCGCGGCCCCGTCGATCGATACCGCGATGCATGGGCTGGTGGACGCGGCGCACGTGGATCATCTGCACCCCGATTCCGGGATCGCGTTGGCCACCGCGGCCGACGGGGAGGCGTTGACGAAGCAGTGTTTCGGCGATCGGGTGGTGTGGGTGCCGTGGCGGCGGCCCGGGTTCCAGCTCGGGCTGGATATCGCCGCGATCAAGGCCGCGCACCCGGACGCGGTGGGGTGTGTGCTGGGTGGGCACGGGATCACCGCGTGGGGCGCCACCAGCGAGGAGTGTGAGGCGAATTCGTTGTGGATGATCCGGACGGCGGAGTCGTTCCTGGTCGAGCGCGGCCGGGCCGACCCGTTCGGGCCGCTGGTCGACGGGTTCGCGGCGTTGCCCGAGGGTGAGCGGCGGGCCCGGGCGGCGGCGCTGGCGCCGGTGATCCGGGGGCTGGCGTCGACGGACAAGGCGCAGGTGGGGCACTTCACCGACACCGACGTGGTGCTGGACTTCCTGGCCCGGGACAAGCACCCCGCGCTGGCGGCGTTGGGCACGTCGTGTCCGGACCATTTCCTGCGCACCAAGGTCCGCCCGCTGGTGCTCGACCTCCCGCCCACCGCACCCCTGGACGAGGTGGTGGAACGGTTGCGGGTGCTGCATGCGGCCTACCGCGACGAGTACGCCGCCTACTATCAGCGCCACGCCACCGCGGACAGTCCGGCGATGCGGGGTGCGGACCCGGCGATCGTGCTGATCCCCGGGGTGGGGATGTTCTCGTTCGGCAAGGACAAGCAGACCGCCCGGGTGGCCGGCGAGTTCTACGTCAACGCGATCAACGTGATGCGCGGCGCCGAAGCGGTCTCCACGTACCAGCCGATCGCGGAGTCGGAGAAGTTCCGGATCGAGTACTGGGCGCTGGAAGAGGCCAAACTCCAGCGCATGCCCAAGCCCAAGCCGCTGGCCACGCGGGTGGCGCTGGTCACCGGCGCGGGGTCCGGGATCGGGAAGGCCATCGCGCAGCGCCTGGCCGCCGAGGGCGCCTGCGTCGTCGTCGCCGACCTCAACGCCGACGCGGCCGCCGAGGTCGCCGCGGGGATCGGGACCAGCGACACCGCGGTGGCGGTGACGGTGGACGTCACCAGCGAGGAACAGATCGCCGCCGCGTTCCGGCAGGCGGTGCTGGCGTTCGGCGGGGTCGACCTGGTCGTCAACAACGCCGGCCTGTCCATCTCCAAACCCCTGCTGGACACCACCGCGGCGGAGTGGGACCTGCAGCACGACGTGATGGCCCGCGGCTCGTTCCTCGTCTCCCGCGAAGCCGCCCGCGTCATGACCGGGCAGGGCCTGGGCGGCGACATCGTCTACATCGCCAGTAAGAACGGCGTGTTCGCCGGGCCCAACAACATCGCCTACGGCGCCACCAAAGCCGACCAGGCCCACCAGGTCCGCCTGCTCGCCGCCGAACTCGGCGAGCACGGCATCCGCGTCAACGGCATCAACCCCGACGGCGTCGTCCAAGGCTCCGGCATCTTCGCCGCCGGCTGGGGCGCCCAACGCGCCGCCGTCTACGGCGTCGCCGAGGACCAACTCGGCGCCTTCTACGCCCAACGCACCCTGCTCAAGCGCGAGGTCCTCCCCGAACACGTCGCCAACGCCGTCTACGCCCTCACCGCCGGCGACCTCTCCCACACCACCGGCCTGCACATCCCCGTCGACGCCGGCGTCGCCGCCGCCTTCCTCCGATGA
- a CDS encoding DUF5722 domain-containing protein, with protein MGRAMTAGRALAAALAAVTLAVAGVPATASGAAPAAAPRACAEPADGITEVSVGADTITVTGSVPERCPQSVEIHAVAPAADATAADAPAAASALEVVRPARDGSFSATVERTAGGVDLLYSGFTAVGVRGDVRTALGGVHYADDWAFDAPNSAPRPEPTTQKGVAVTMTSDAEVVGAGHAAVTVGVNYLMKAGPGAPGETVEFEYGGETYYFDKSYIDWLDHTIKPLSDNEMLVYLVLVLVYDQEPNSSFPILVHPDAPTGAPAAFMTYAFNTVTPEGIAHYTAAMEFLAARYTRDDEAYGRAMDYIVGNEIDSAGIWQQMGEKTLPEFLEHYEPALRIGYNAARKYHADARVYTSLDHFWTTNANPSDPLRFYDGRDVLDGLAALTKDRGDFPWDLAYHPYPANMLDPRVWDDPVTDDADTPKITFKNIATLPAYLDRPELHYDGEPRRVILSEQGCQSPTNGAADQELQAACFAYAYYKILAADGIDAFIWDPQVDNRQAGGLRIGLWTWDENRTDFPASPGEKKQIYDVFAHIDTPESLQRTEFAKDVIGIDDWTDVIPGFDPSMIDQRRTTQQVGASGHAGLSGAVAVSGFEDGAGGWQASDHVGRVEAVADDAAAEGGHVLRAFFDDPDVVQSNGTNSKTWRGVDVPLAAPLDASATPHLALQVRIPEPEPGAFSPVNRFSVQVRAYGADGTVASGVVAAEADGTWQRVQLDLSSWPGRDEITRIKVWAKGSSGDDWAGTFDVDDVVLAADADDAGVRPNLDLRARAADRGGPGSEVTVDVVNNGTAALAGDLVVGSCDGITTAEPSLPVDGLAAAGGATTVTATLETIAPADPDHPLLCLTLGEHRYAVTIEVPPPPPTLLYDFEDGTQGWTAGQNIVSVATASSFPNGPQRPHGGTYALDAVMADGDVSQPKTLSVRPETPLDLGAADEVYAWVDAYGGVPGATGYEATLTLHSGDESISQALPTFVPDSWNRIAVDVSAWPYRDAVTGIDVSYRVLGTDFDWVGGPRLQVDDVGITENAASRPAWRAAWGASIGGHFGGDSRPDATYRQTMELSTGGNAVRVRFVNPFSDQDLVFDAATVGVRSGTGADVAGAPRPLSVLGSSEIRVRPGETVYTDPVALPVAAGDDLVVSTHATQSLPLLSHDWALKTQYATAEGAGDHTGDAGGAAFAPVSTSTYWLDAVDVLGTQARGTVVALGDSITDGAGADLDADNRWPDVLADRLNALAPDDPRRRTVVNAGIGGNTLNSVENPQVGVNGLARLDRDVLTQTGVTDVVVFHGTNDIYVGESAADVIASLQTAAQRIHDAGARAVVATLIPRGNGVGWTPDREERRLAVNEWIRSNTVFDAVIDFDVVVDDPAAPGHIRADYDADGTHPNAAGYAAMAAAIDLDLFAAPSAQQTGALR; from the coding sequence ATGGGCAGAGCGATGACAGCCGGCCGCGCGCTGGCGGCGGCCCTGGCCGCGGTGACGCTGGCGGTGGCCGGCGTTCCGGCGACGGCGAGCGGCGCCGCCCCGGCCGCCGCGCCGCGCGCCTGCGCGGAACCGGCCGACGGCATCACCGAGGTGAGCGTCGGCGCCGACACCATCACCGTCACCGGGTCGGTGCCGGAACGGTGCCCGCAGTCGGTCGAGATCCACGCGGTGGCCCCGGCCGCCGACGCCACCGCCGCGGACGCGCCGGCCGCGGCCAGCGCGCTGGAGGTCGTCCGGCCGGCCCGCGACGGCAGCTTCAGCGCCACCGTCGAGCGCACGGCCGGCGGCGTGGACCTGCTGTACAGCGGCTTCACCGCCGTCGGCGTCCGCGGCGACGTCCGCACCGCGCTCGGCGGCGTCCACTACGCCGACGACTGGGCCTTCGACGCGCCGAACTCCGCGCCGCGCCCGGAGCCGACCACGCAGAAGGGCGTGGCGGTGACGATGACCAGCGACGCCGAGGTGGTCGGAGCGGGGCACGCGGCCGTCACCGTCGGCGTCAACTACCTGATGAAGGCCGGGCCGGGCGCGCCGGGCGAGACCGTCGAGTTCGAGTACGGCGGCGAGACCTACTACTTCGACAAGTCCTACATCGACTGGCTGGACCACACCATCAAGCCGCTGTCCGACAACGAGATGCTCGTCTACCTCGTGCTGGTGCTGGTCTACGACCAGGAGCCGAACTCGTCGTTCCCGATCCTGGTGCACCCGGACGCGCCCACCGGCGCGCCCGCCGCGTTCATGACGTACGCGTTCAACACCGTCACGCCGGAGGGGATCGCGCACTACACCGCGGCGATGGAGTTCCTGGCCGCCCGGTACACCCGCGACGATGAGGCCTACGGCCGGGCGATGGACTACATCGTCGGCAACGAGATCGACTCCGCCGGCATCTGGCAGCAGATGGGCGAGAAGACGCTGCCGGAGTTCCTGGAGCACTACGAGCCGGCGCTGCGGATCGGGTACAACGCGGCCCGCAAGTACCACGCCGACGCGCGCGTCTACACCTCGCTGGACCACTTCTGGACGACCAACGCGAACCCGTCCGACCCGCTGCGGTTCTACGACGGGCGCGACGTGCTCGACGGCCTGGCGGCGCTGACGAAGGACCGCGGCGACTTCCCGTGGGACCTCGCCTACCACCCCTACCCGGCGAACATGCTGGACCCGCGGGTCTGGGACGACCCCGTCACCGACGACGCGGACACGCCGAAGATCACCTTCAAGAACATCGCCACGCTGCCCGCGTACCTCGACCGCCCGGAGCTGCACTACGACGGCGAGCCGCGGCGGGTCATCCTGTCCGAGCAGGGCTGCCAGAGCCCGACCAACGGCGCCGCCGACCAGGAGCTGCAGGCGGCCTGCTTCGCCTACGCGTACTACAAGATCCTCGCCGCCGACGGCATCGACGCGTTCATCTGGGACCCGCAGGTGGACAACCGGCAGGCCGGCGGCCTGCGGATCGGCCTCTGGACGTGGGACGAGAACCGCACTGACTTCCCGGCGTCGCCCGGTGAGAAGAAGCAGATCTACGACGTCTTCGCGCACATCGACACGCCGGAGTCGCTGCAGCGGACCGAGTTCGCCAAGGACGTCATCGGCATCGACGACTGGACCGACGTCATCCCGGGCTTCGACCCGTCGATGATCGACCAGCGCCGCACCACCCAGCAGGTCGGTGCGAGCGGCCACGCCGGCCTCTCCGGTGCCGTCGCGGTGTCCGGCTTCGAGGACGGCGCCGGCGGCTGGCAGGCGTCGGACCACGTCGGCCGGGTCGAGGCGGTCGCCGACGACGCCGCGGCCGAGGGCGGTCACGTGCTGCGCGCCTTCTTCGACGACCCCGACGTCGTCCAGTCCAACGGGACGAACTCCAAGACCTGGCGCGGGGTCGACGTCCCGCTCGCCGCGCCGCTGGACGCGTCCGCGACGCCGCACCTGGCCCTGCAGGTCCGCATCCCGGAGCCGGAGCCGGGCGCGTTCTCGCCGGTCAACCGGTTCTCGGTACAGGTCCGCGCGTACGGCGCCGACGGCACGGTGGCGTCCGGCGTCGTCGCGGCCGAGGCGGACGGGACGTGGCAGCGGGTCCAGCTGGATCTGTCGTCGTGGCCCGGCCGCGACGAGATCACCCGGATCAAGGTCTGGGCCAAGGGCAGCAGCGGTGACGACTGGGCCGGCACGTTCGACGTCGACGACGTCGTGCTCGCGGCCGACGCCGATGACGCCGGCGTGCGGCCCAACCTGGACCTGCGGGCCCGCGCCGCCGACCGCGGCGGTCCCGGCTCGGAGGTCACCGTCGACGTCGTCAACAACGGCACGGCGGCGCTGGCCGGCGACCTCGTCGTCGGCAGCTGCGACGGCATCACGACGGCCGAGCCGAGCCTGCCGGTCGACGGGCTGGCCGCTGCCGGCGGCGCGACGACCGTCACCGCCACGCTGGAGACGATCGCGCCGGCCGACCCGGACCATCCGCTGTTGTGCCTCACGCTCGGCGAGCACCGCTACGCCGTGACGATCGAGGTGCCGCCCCCGCCGCCGACGCTGCTCTACGACTTCGAGGACGGCACCCAGGGGTGGACCGCCGGCCAGAACATCGTGTCCGTGGCGACGGCGTCGTCGTTCCCGAACGGCCCGCAGCGCCCGCACGGCGGCACGTACGCCCTCGACGCGGTCATGGCCGACGGCGACGTCTCGCAGCCCAAGACGCTGTCCGTGCGGCCGGAGACGCCGCTCGACCTCGGCGCGGCCGACGAGGTCTACGCGTGGGTCGACGCCTACGGCGGCGTGCCCGGCGCGACCGGCTACGAGGCGACGCTGACGCTGCACAGCGGCGACGAGTCGATCTCGCAGGCGCTGCCCACGTTCGTGCCGGACTCCTGGAACCGCATCGCCGTCGACGTGTCCGCCTGGCCGTACCGCGACGCCGTCACCGGCATCGACGTCTCGTACCGGGTGCTGGGCACCGACTTCGACTGGGTCGGCGGCCCGCGCCTGCAGGTGGACGACGTCGGGATCACCGAGAACGCGGCCTCGCGGCCGGCCTGGCGGGCCGCCTGGGGCGCGTCGATCGGCGGCCACTTCGGCGGCGACAGCCGCCCGGACGCCACGTACCGGCAGACGATGGAGCTGTCCACCGGTGGCAACGCCGTGCGGGTCCGCTTCGTCAACCCGTTCTCCGACCAGGACCTCGTGTTCGACGCCGCCACGGTGGGCGTGCGCTCCGGCACCGGCGCGGACGTCGCCGGCGCGCCGCGGCCGCTGAGCGTCCTCGGGTCGAGCGAGATCCGGGTGCGGCCGGGCGAGACGGTCTACACCGACCCCGTGGCGCTACCGGTCGCCGCCGGCGACGACCTCGTCGTCAGCACCCACGCCACTCAGTCGCTGCCGCTGCTGTCGCACGACTGGGCGCTGAAGACCCAGTACGCGACGGCGGAGGGGGCCGGCGACCACACCGGCGACGCCGGCGGCGCGGCCTTCGCGCCGGTGAGCACCAGCACCTACTGGCTGGACGCGGTCGACGTGCTGGGCACGCAGGCGCGGGGAACGGTCGTGGCGCTCGGCGACTCCATCACCGACGGCGCCGGCGCCGACCTCGACGCGGACAACCGCTGGCCGGACGTGCTGGCCGACCGGCTGAACGCGCTGGCGCCGGACGACCCCCGGCGGCGCACGGTGGTCAACGCGGGGATCGGCGGCAACACGCTGAACTCCGTCGAGAACCCCCAGGTCGGCGTCAACGGCCTGGCCCGGCTGGACCGCGACGTGCTCACCCAGACCGGCGTGACCGACGTCGTGGTGTTCCATGGCACCAACGACATCTACGTCGGCGAGTCCGCGGCGGACGTCATCGCGTCGCTGCAGACCGCGGCCCAGCGCATCCACGACGCGGGCGCGCGGGCCGTCGTCGCCACGCTCATCCCGCGCGGCAACGGCGTGGGCTGGACCCCCGACCGGGAGGAGCGACGGCTCGCCGTGAACGAGTGGATCCGTTCGAACACCGTGTTCGACGCGGTGATCGACTTCGACGTCGTCGTCGACGACCCCGCCGCCCCCGGCCACATCCGGGCGGACTACGACGCCGACGGCACCCATCCCAACGCGGCCGGGTACGCGGCGATGGCCGCGGCCATCGACCTCGACCTCTTCGCCGCGCCGAGCGCGCAGCAGACAGGAGCCCTTCGATGA